In the Euphorbia lathyris chromosome 5, ddEupLath1.1, whole genome shotgun sequence genome, one interval contains:
- the LOC136228889 gene encoding uncharacterized protein isoform X1, giving the protein MINPKMRSMASTASPKGIAAIVGVGPKLGRSIARKFAHEGYTVAILARDLGRLSRFADEIAREEKSQVFAIRIDCSDSRSVREAFEGVLSLGFVEILVYNAYQSIPWLPTNFTDIRIDSFEKSMAVSSLGAFLCAQQVLPGMIDRGKGTILFTGCSASLNGIAGFSELCCGKFALRALSQCLAREFQPLGVHIAHVIIDGVVGPPRGPSNSQRTSIGEQNIGGSTNTMDPDSLAQTYWHLHVQDRSAWTQEIDLHPSNFIPRFS; this is encoded by the exons ATG ATAAACCCAAAGATGCGGAGCATGGCCTCTACCGCTTCCCCTAAAGGCATCGCAGCCATTGTCGGAGTAGGCCCAAAGCTCGGCCGATCCATTGCTCGCAAGTTCGCTCATGAAGGTTACACCGTCGCCATCCTTGCCCGCGACTTAG GGAGATTATCGAGATTTGCAGATGAGATAGCGAGGGAAGAAAAATCTCAAGTGTTTGCTATAAGAATCGACTGCTCAGATTCGAGAAGTGTAAGAGAAGCATTTGAAGGAGTTCTTTCACTTGGATTTGTAgaaatacttgtttataatgctTATCAATCAATCCCTTGGCTTCCTACCAATTTCACTGACATTCGCATTGATTCCTTTGAGAAATCCATGGCTGTTTCTTCCCTTGGTGCCTTCCTTTGCGCCCAGCAG GTTCTTCCAGGCATGATTGATAGAGGAAAGGGGACCATATTATTCACTGGATGTTCAGCTTCTTTAAACGGGATAGCTGGTTTCTCTGAATTAT GCTGTGGAAAGTTTGCATTGAGAGCTCTGTCACAGTGTTTAGCCAGGGAGTTTCAACCTTTGGGAGTTCATATTGCCCATGTTATTATCGATGGGGTTGTTGGCCCACCAAG GGGACCATCAAACTCTCAAAGGACGTCAATTGGGGAACAAAATATAGGTGGAAGTACCAATACAATGGATCCAGACTCACTGGCTCAAACCTACTGGCATTTACATGTTCAAGACCGCTCCGCTTGGACTCAAGAGATCGACCTTCACCCTTCCAATTTCATCCCTAGATTCTCTTAA
- the LOC136228889 gene encoding uncharacterized protein isoform X2, whose protein sequence is MRSMASTASPKGIAAIVGVGPKLGRSIARKFAHEGYTVAILARDLGRLSRFADEIAREEKSQVFAIRIDCSDSRSVREAFEGVLSLGFVEILVYNAYQSIPWLPTNFTDIRIDSFEKSMAVSSLGAFLCAQQVLPGMIDRGKGTILFTGCSASLNGIAGFSELCCGKFALRALSQCLAREFQPLGVHIAHVIIDGVVGPPRGPSNSQRTSIGEQNIGGSTNTMDPDSLAQTYWHLHVQDRSAWTQEIDLHPSNFIPRFS, encoded by the exons ATGCGGAGCATGGCCTCTACCGCTTCCCCTAAAGGCATCGCAGCCATTGTCGGAGTAGGCCCAAAGCTCGGCCGATCCATTGCTCGCAAGTTCGCTCATGAAGGTTACACCGTCGCCATCCTTGCCCGCGACTTAG GGAGATTATCGAGATTTGCAGATGAGATAGCGAGGGAAGAAAAATCTCAAGTGTTTGCTATAAGAATCGACTGCTCAGATTCGAGAAGTGTAAGAGAAGCATTTGAAGGAGTTCTTTCACTTGGATTTGTAgaaatacttgtttataatgctTATCAATCAATCCCTTGGCTTCCTACCAATTTCACTGACATTCGCATTGATTCCTTTGAGAAATCCATGGCTGTTTCTTCCCTTGGTGCCTTCCTTTGCGCCCAGCAG GTTCTTCCAGGCATGATTGATAGAGGAAAGGGGACCATATTATTCACTGGATGTTCAGCTTCTTTAAACGGGATAGCTGGTTTCTCTGAATTAT GCTGTGGAAAGTTTGCATTGAGAGCTCTGTCACAGTGTTTAGCCAGGGAGTTTCAACCTTTGGGAGTTCATATTGCCCATGTTATTATCGATGGGGTTGTTGGCCCACCAAG GGGACCATCAAACTCTCAAAGGACGTCAATTGGGGAACAAAATATAGGTGGAAGTACCAATACAATGGATCCAGACTCACTGGCTCAAACCTACTGGCATTTACATGTTCAAGACCGCTCCGCTTGGACTCAAGAGATCGACCTTCACCCTTCCAATTTCATCCCTAGATTCTCTTAA